Proteins encoded in a region of the Ziziphus jujuba cultivar Dongzao chromosome 3, ASM3175591v1 genome:
- the LOC107406084 gene encoding probable alpha-mannosidase At5g13980, with amino-acid sequence MAAVVPVANWLWILVFVIVILIGNGESKYIKYNTTSGIVEGKLNVHLVPHTHDDVGWLKTVDQYYVGSNNSIQGACVQNVLDSLVPALLKDKNRKFIYVEQAFFQRWWRDQSEEVQSTVRKFVSSGQLELINGGWCMHDEATAHYIDMIDQTTLGHRYIKEQFNVTPRIGWQIDPFGHSSVQAYLLGAEVGFDSFFFGRIDYQDRAKRKDDKTLEVIWRGSKSLGSSSQIFAGAFPENYEPPSNTNFYYEVNDDIDSAIVQDNPNLFDYNVPLRVNQFVAAAIAQANITRTNHILWTMGTDFKYQYAESWFRQLDKFIHYVNQDGRVNALYSTPSIYTDAKYATNERWPLKEDDDYFPYADRVNAYWTGYFTSRPATKGYVRFLSGYYLAARQLEFFKGRNKEGPTTESLADALAIAQHHDGLTGTEKQHVADDYAKRLSIGYAESEKVVAASLASLTDLASKTDSKTMFQQCPLLNVSYCPPSEADLSEGKDLVIVVYNPLGWKREDVVKIPVTNENLVVRDFSGKEIQSQLIPVLNNSLSLRNFHVEAYLGKSTSVSPSYWLAFSATVPPLGFSTYVVSSDKQSASISKRRIAYKSDTSQNYTVSVGPGKLKLIYSGNEGKLTKYVNSRSKVEESIEQSYSYYPGDDGSVDLQASGAYIFRPNGTKLIKREGQVPLTLFQGPVLDEVHQRINPWIYQITRVYNGKEHAEIEFTVGPIPIEDGIGKEIVTKFTSSVKSNKQFFTDSNGRDFIERIRDDRKYWNLEVNQPVAGNYYPINLGIYLKDNNTEISVLVDRAVAGSSIVDGELELMLHRRLLRDDGRGVAEALNETVCVRDECLGLIIQGKYYLRVDPIGEGAKWRRSFGQEIYSPFLLAFSQQDGDKWRNSHVPTFSLVDSSYALPDNVAIITLEELENGGVLLRLAHLYEIGEDKDLSVTASVELKRLFVNKKINKIEETSLSANQQRAEMERKRLVWKVEGSTEEPKVSRGGPVDPTKLVVELAPMEIRTFIINF; translated from the exons ATGGCGGCGGTGGTTCCGGTGGCTAATTGGTTATGGATTTTGGTGTTTGTGATTGTGATTCTGATTGGAAATGGGGAATCTAAGTACATAAAGTACAATACGACGTCAGGAATTGTAGAAGGGAAACTCAATGTTCATTTGGTGCCTCATACTCATGATGATGTTGGATGGTTGAAGACTGTTGATCAGTACTATGTTGGTTCCAACAATAGCATTCAA GGAGCGTGCGTTCAGAATGTTTTGGATTCTTTAGTTCCTGCTCTTTTGAAAGACAAGAATCGAAAGTTCATTTATGTTGAACAG GCATTTTTCCAGCGGTGGTGGAGAGATCAGAGTGAGGAGGTCCAAAGCACGGTTAGGAAGTTTGTCAGCTCCGGACAACTAGAGCTCAT AAATGGGGGATGGTGTATGCACGATGAGGCAACAGCACATTACATAGATATGATAGATCAGACGACACTGGGGCATAGATACATTAAGGAACAATTCAATGTCACTCCCAGAATTGGCTGGCAGATTGACCCTTTTGGCCATTCTTCTGTTCAGGCTTATCTTTTGGGTGCTGAG GTTGGATTTGACTCATTTTTCTTTGGGAGAATTGACTACCAAGACAGAGCAAAGAGGAAAGATGACAAAACCCTCGAGGTTATCTGGAGGGGTTCTAAAAGTCTTGGTTCATCTTCACAG ATTTTTGCTGGTGCATTTCCTGAAAATTATGAGCCTCCAAGTAATACTAATTTCTACTATGAAGTTAATGATGATATTGATTCTGCTATTGTCCAG GATAACCCCAATCTGTTCGACTATAATGTGCCTCTCCGTGTTAACCAGTTTGTAGCTGCCGCAATAGCACAA GCTAACATTACTCGCACAAATCATATACTGTGGACAATGGGAACGGATTTCAAGTATCAATATGCAGAGTCGTGGTTCCGGCAGTTGGACAAGTTCATTCATTATGTCAATCAA GATGGTCGTGTCAATGCCTTGTACTCAACCCCATCAATTTACACTGATGCaaaatatgcaacaaatgagcgCTGGCCCCTCAAGGAAGATGATGATTACTTTCC ATATGCAGACCGTGTAAATGCTTACTGGACTGGATATTTTACTAGTAGACCAGCTACTAAAGGATACGTTAGATTTCTCAGTGGCTATTACCTG GCAGCACGGCAACTAGAATTTTTCAAGGGAAGGAATAAAGAAGGGCCAACCACAGAATCTTTGGCCGATGCTTTAGCAATTGCTCAACATCATGATGGACTTACTGGTACAGAGAAGCAGCATGTAGCTGATGATTATGCAAAACGACTTTCTATAGGTTATGCAGAG aGTGAGAAGGTAGTTGCGGCATCACTTGCAAGCTTAACAGATTTGGCATCAAAAACTGATAGCAAAACAATGTTTCAACAG TGTCCACTTTTGAATGTTAGTTATTGTCCCCCATCAGAAGCTGATTTGTCAGAAGGAAAAGACCTG GTTATTGTTGTTTATAATCCTCTGGGATGGAAAAGAGAGGATGTCGTAAAGATTCCT GTTACAAATGAGAATCTTGTTGTTCGGGattttagtggaaaagaaattcaatcacAGCTCATACCCGTGCTTAATAACTCTTTGAGCTTAAGAAATTTCCATGTTGAGGCATATTTGGGAAAATCTACAAGTGTAAGCCCTAGTTATTGGCTTGCATTTTCAGCAACTGTACCACCACTTGGTTTCAGCACTTACGTTGTCTCAAGTGATAAACAGTCAG CTTCTATTTCTAAGAGACGAATAGCGTACAAGTCAGACACAAGTCAAAATTATACAGTATCAGTAGGGCCAGGGAAGTTGAAGCTTATTTATTCTGGAAATGAAGGAAAACTTACTAAATATGTTAATAGCAGGAGCAAG GTTGAAGAATCAATAGAGCAATCATACAGCTATTACCCTGGAGATGATGGAAGTGTAGATTTACAG GCTTCAGGAGCATACATCTTTCGTCCAAACGGTACAAAACTCATCAAACGTGAAGGGCAG GTTCCTCTTACACTTTTCCAAGGACCAGTGTTGGATGAAGTACATCAAAGGATCAATCCATGGATATATCAG ATCACTAGAGTGTACAATGGAAAAGAGCATGCCGAAATTGAATTTACT GTTGGACCTATACCAATTGAAGATGGAATTGGCAAAGAGATTGTAACAAAATTTACGAGTAGCGTGAAAAGCAACAAACAATTCTTTACAGATTCTAATGGACGTGATTTTATTGAAAGG ATTCGAGACGATAGAAAGTACTGGAACCTGGAAGTGAATCAACCTGTTGCAGGAAATTATTACCCG ATTAATCTCGGAATCTATTTGAAAGATAACAACACAGAGATCTCGGTATTAGTTGATCGAGCAGTGGCTGGATCTAGCATTGTGGATGGGGAATTAGAATTGATGCTTCACAG GAGGTTGCTTCGTGATGATGGTCGAGGTGTCGCAGAGGCACTCAATGAAACAGTTTGTGTTCGTGATGAATGCCTAGGGCTAATT ATCCAAGGAAAGTATTATCTCAGAGTGGATCCTATAGGGGAGGGTGCTAAATGGCGTCGATCTTTTGGTCAGGAGATATATTCACCATTTCTCTTAGCCTTCTCGCAACAG GATGGAGATAAATGGAGAAACTCTCACGTTCCAACATTTTCTTTGGTGGATTCTTCCTATGCTTTACCTGATAACGTTGCAATCATAACCCTCGAG GAGCTAGAAAATGGAGGAGTCCTCCTTCGTTTGGCACACTTATATGag ATTGGAGAGGATAAGGACCTTTCAGTTACGGCCAGCGTAGAGCTGAAAAGACTGTTTGTAAATAAGAAG ATAAACAAAATAGAAGAGACAAGTTTATCTGCTAACCAGCAAAGAGCAGAAATGGAGAGGAAAAGACTTGTTTGGAAAGTAGAAGGCTCTACTGAAGAACCGAAAGTGTCGAGGGGAGGACCTGTTGATCCAACAAAGTTGGTTGTGGAACTTGCTCCAATGGAAATTAGAACCTTCATCATCaacttctaa